The following proteins are co-located in the Engraulis encrasicolus isolate BLACKSEA-1 chromosome 2, IST_EnEncr_1.0, whole genome shotgun sequence genome:
- the LOC134464949 gene encoding uncharacterized protein LOC134464949 has translation MHYTNKQKASFCTVSESKRQDAAAIWTHMEPVLRDIRSKFPTIDTIHFWSDGPSKQYKNKTNFYLLCIVPTSHGKGAPDGIGGTVKRTADSLILRGHDIINGDVFQDMVGSNLCKTELYTISEADMQPYDTLLAQPIKPVPGTRKFHQVAPTYLNNSEIICRSLSCFCSDPQFCSCFSPTIFQLHIKPHRIQAGKDGMTQKKGPLALLMEEVEQEETEQEQIEQQEHESEQEPITKRGPIGTVTNLTEEVLQSGDWLADVYDQHWWLARAVTVDSDHQDVKVEFFHPHGPTTQFFPCRGGKDMCFVPFNNVLVKLEEPSTPVRTSRRREIYHLPAEVMDFIEEQRMFMGELLIVQLGDVSGEQHIEICVIAGLCRHWYACFYLLCMHLKVVRAF, from the exons ATGcattacacaaacaaacagaaggcAAGTTTTTGTACTGTCTCAGAGTCAAAGCGGCAAGATGCTGCAGCCATTTGGACACACATGGAACCAGTCCTGAGAGACATTCGTTCAAAGTTTCCAACAATTGACACCATTCACTTTTGGTCAGATGGCCCCAGCAAGCAGTATAAAAACAAAACCAACTTTTATCTACTTTGCATTGTCCCCACGTCACATGGGAAGGGAGCCCCAGACGGCATTGGTGGCACAGTCAAAAGGACAGCAGACAGCCTCATACTGAGGGGACATGACATCATTAATGGTGATGTCTTCCAGGACATGGTAGGCAGCAACCTCTGCAAAACCGAGCTCTATACCATTTCTGAAGCTGACATGCAGCCATATGACACACTCCTGGCTCAACCAATAAAGCCTGTACCTGGAACAAGAAAATTTCATCAGGTTGCACCGACATATCTCAACAATTCTGAAATAATTTGCAGATCCCTGTCCTGTTTTTGCAGTGACCCTCAGTTTTGCAGCTGTTTCAGTCCAACAATATTCCAGCTGCACATAAAACCACACAGGATACAGGCCGGAAAGGATGGCATGACACAGAAGAAAGGCCCTTTGGCACTCTTGATGGAGGAAGTGGAACAAGAGGAAACAGAACAAGAACAAATTGAACAGCAAGAACATGAAAGTGAGCAAGAGCCAATCACCAAAAGGGGTCCTATAGGAACTGTGACAAATCTTACTGAGGAGGTACTTCAGTCCGGTGATTGGCTTGCAGATGTTTATGATCAACACTGGTGGCTTGCAAGGGCTGTTACTGTGGACTCTGATCATCAAGATGTCAAAGTGGAATTTTTCCACCCACATGGGCCCACAACACAATTCTTTCCATGTCGAGGTGGAAAGGATATGTGCTTTGTACCCTTCAATAATGTTCTGGTCAAACTTGAGGAACCATCAACACCAGTTCGTACAAGCAGGAGAAGGGAGATATACCATCTACCAGCTGAGGTGATGGACTTCATAGAAGAGCAAC GGATGTTCATGGGCGAATTACTGATTGTCCAACTGGGAGACGTCTCAGGGGAGCAGCACATAGAGATATGTGTCATCGCTGGCTTGTGTCGTCACTGGTACGCTTGTTTCTACCTGCTGTGCATGCACCTGAAAGTTGTCAGGGCCTTTTGA